Part of the Streptomyces sp. NBC_01408 genome is shown below.
GGGGGACCCCACCCCCCGAGGAGAGCCCGTGACGCGTATGGCCGGCGACAGCCGGGCCTCCGCCAATGCCGCCGCCGTGCTGCGCACGGTGCTGGAGCACGGGCCCGTCGCGCGGAGCGGTATCGCGGGGCTGTGCGGGCTGAGCCCCGCCGCCGTGTCCCGGCAGGCCACCGGCCTGCTCCGCGCCGGGCTGCTGCGCGAGCTGCCCGGGCCCGCGGCAGGCGTGGGGCGGCCGCGGATCCCGCTCGACCTGCACACCGGGGCCGTCGGCGGGCCGGTCGCCGCCGGGCTGCACATCGGGGTACCCGCCTCCACCTTCAGCCTCGTCGACCTGCGCGGCCGCCTCCTGGCCCGCCGGGCCTTCCCGCACCGGGACCCCCGTTCCCCCGGCCTCACCCGCGAGATCGCCGTGCAACTGGGCGGCTTCCTACGCGAGTTCGACACCGGTCGGCCTCTTCTCGGCGTCGGCGCCGCCCTCGGCGGCTGGGTCCGCCCCGCCGACGGGACCGTCGTTCGGCACGAGCCGCTCGGCTGGCGGGACCGGCCCCTCGCCGCCGAGCTCGCGCGGGCGCTGGACCTGCCGGTGTCCGTGGACAACCATGCCCGCGCCGTCGCGCACGCCGAGATCCTCTTCGGCCGCCCGGAGGCCCGCCACAGCCTCGTCCACCTCTTCATCGGCAATGTCGTCGACGCCGCCTTCGGCATCGAGGGCACCGTGCACCAGGGCCCCGGCGCCGCCGCCGGCGACGTCGCGCACCTTCCGGTGCCCGGATCGGAAGTGCCGTGCGCGTGCGGCCGTACGGGCTGCCTCCAGGCGACCGCCTCGGACACCGCCCTCGGCGCCGAGGCCGTGCGCCGCGGCATCGTCCCCGAACCGTCCGTCCCGCTGCTCGTGGACGCGGCCGCCACCGGCGACTCACGCGCCGACCGGCTGCTGCGCGAGCGCGCCCGCGCCGTCGGCCGGGCCGCCGCCCTGCTCCTCGACGTCTTCAACCCGGCCGTCATGGTGGTCACCGAGCTGTCGAGCGTGCTGCACGACGGGTACCTCGACGAGATCCGCGAGGCGGCCGCCGCCCTCTCCCGCGTCCACCGCGATCCGGGGCGGGTCGTGAGCCCGTACGCCGGGCCCGCCGTACTCCCGGGGGCGGCGGCGACCGTACTGCTCCATCCGCTCTTCCGTGACCCCTCCCATCTCAATTGAGAGGGGGAGATCACATCCGGTGGTTATGGTCGTTCCCAGGGCACCCCCCTAGCATTCGAGCCATGACGGTCCTGCCTGACGACGGGCTCTCCTTGGCCGCCGAGTTCCCTGACGCGACGCATGAGCAGTGGCAGCGCCTGGTTGAAGGCGTGCTGCGAAAGTCGGGCAAGGAAGTATCCGGCGAGGCAGCGGAAGACGCCCTGTCCACGACGCTCGAGGACGGGCTCACCACCCGTCCGCTGTACACCGCGCCCGAGACGGCGGCCGACACCGGTTTCCCGGGGTTCGCCCCCTTCGTCCGCGGAGGCAGGGCCGAGGGCAATGCTGCTGACGGCTGGGACGTACGCCAGCGTCACCTGGGCGGCGATCCCGTACGGGTGAACGAGGCGGTCCTCGCCGACCTGGAGAACGGCGTCACCTCCCTCTGGCTCACGCTGGGCCGCGACGGCATCCCGCTCGACGGGCTCGCCCGCGCCCTGGACGGGGTCTACCTCGACCTCGCCCCGGTGTCCCTGGACGCCGGCGCCGAATACGCCGAGGCCGCCCGCGCCCTGCTGCGCCTGTACGCCGAGCGCGAGGTGGCCCCCGCGGCCGCCCGTGGCTGCCTCGGCGCCGACCCGCTGGGCCACGAGGCCCGTACCGGCGAGGCCCTCGGCCTGGCCGACGCCCTCGAACTGGCCCGGACGGCCGCCGCCGAGTACCCGGGGATCCGCGCCCTGGCCGTGGACGCGCTGCCCTACCACGAGGCCGGCGGTTCGGCGGCCGAGGAGCTGGGCCTGTCCCTGGCCACCGGCGTCGCCTACCTGCGGGCCCTCACCGGGGCCGGGCTGAGCACCGAAGCGGCGCTGGGCCAGCTGGAGTTCCGCTACGCCGCCACCGCCGACCAGTTCCTCACCATCGCCAAACTGCGCGCCGCCCGCCGCCTGTGGGCCCGCGTCGCCGAGGCCTGCGGCGCCCCCGAGGCCGGCGCCCAGCGCCAGCACGCGGTGACCTCGCCGGTGATGATGACCCGCCGGGACCCGTGGGTGAACATGCTGCGCACCACCGTGGCCTGCATGGCCGCGGGGGTGGCGGGCGCGGACTCGGTCACCGTCCTGACCTTCGACCACGAACTGGGCCTGCCCGACGCCTTCGCGCGCCGGATCGCCCGCAACACCTCCACCATCCTGGTGGAGGAGTCGCACCTGGCCCGCGTGATCGACCCGGCCGGCGGCTCGTACTACGTCGAGCGCCTCACCGACGAACTCGCCCACGCCGCCTGGGAGTTCTTCCAGACCGTGGAGAAGGCGGGCGGCCAGGCCGCCGCCCTGCGCTCCGGGCTGGTCGCCGACCACCTCGCCGCCACCTGGGCCGCGCGCTCGAAGAAGATCGCCAAGCGCCGCGAACCCATCACCGGGGTGAGCGAGTTCCCGCTTCTCTCGGAGAAGCCGGTCGTACGCGAGCCCGCGCCCGCGGGACCCACCGGCGGACTGCCCCGCGTCCGGCGCGACGAGGCCTACGAGGCGCTGCGCGCCCGCAGCGACGCGCACCTGGCGGCGACCGGGGCCCGGCCGAGGATCTTCCTCGCCGCGCTGGGCCCGGCGGCCGCGCACACCGCGCGGGCCACCTTCGCCTCGAACCTGTTCCAGGCGGGCGGCGTCGAGGCTGTGCACGACCCGGTGTCCGTGGACCCGGCGACGGCCGCCGCGGCCTACACGGCGAGCGGCGCCGACGGGATGGCCGTGCTGTGCTCCAGTGACGCCCTGTACGAGGAGCAGGCCGAAGCGGTGGCCGAGGCCCTGCGTGCGGCGGGCGCCACGACCGTGTTCCTCGCCGGCAGGCCCGGCACCGCCCCGACCGCCGTGGACGAGTACGTCTTCGCCGGCTGCGACGCGGTCGCCGTGCTGTCCTCCGTTCTCGACCGGATGGGAGTCGCGTCTTGAGCGGCACCGCAATCCCCGACTTCTCCGAACTCCCGCTCGGCGGCCCCGGCGCCACCGGGTCCGAGGACCAGTGGCGCACGGCGGTGAAGGAGTCCACCGGGACCGCCACCGGCGACCTGCTGTGGGAGACCCCCGAGGGCATCGGCGTGAAGCCGCTGTACACCGGGCGGGACCTGGAGGGCCTGGACTTCCTGGCGACGTACCCGGGCGTGGCCCCGTACCTGCGCGGCCCGTACCCGACGATGTACGTCAACCAGCCCTGGACGATCCGGCAGTACGCGGGCTTCTCCACGGCCGAGGAGTCGAACGCCTTCTACCGGCGCAATCTGGCCTCCGGCCAGAAGGGCCTGTCGGTGGCCTTCGACCTGCCGACGCACCGCGGCTACGACAGCGACCACCCGCGCGTCACCGGCGACGTCGGCATGGCGGGCGTGGCCATCGACTCGATCTACGACATGCGGCAGCTGTTCGACGGGATCCCGCTGGACAAGATGTCGGTGTCGATGACGATGAACGGCGCGGTGCTGCCGGTCCTCGCGCTGTACATCGTGGCGGCGGAGGAGCAGGGCGTCTCCCCCGACAAGCTCGCCGGGACCATCCAGAACGACATCCTCAAAGAGTTCATGGTCCGCAACACCTACATCTACCCGCCGAAGCCCTCGATGCGGATCATCTCGGACATCTTCTCCTTCACCTCGCAGAAGATGCCCCGGTACAACTCGATCTCCATCTCCGGCTACCACATCCAGGAGGCCGGGGCCACGGCCGACCTGGAGCTGGCCTACACCCTCGCGGACGGCGTGGAGTACCTGCGCGCGGGGCAGGCCGTCGGGCTGAACGTGGACGCGTTCGCGCCGCGGCTGTCGTTCTTCTGGGCGATCGGCATGAACTTCTTCATGGAGGTCGCGAAGCTGCGCGCGGCCCGCCTGCTGTGGGCGCGCCTGGTCAAGCAGTTCGACCCGAAGAACGCCAAGTCGCTTTCCCTGCGCACCCATTCGCAGACCTCGGGCTGGTCGCTGACGGCGCAGGACGTCTTCAACAACGTGACGCGCACCTGCATCGAGGCGATGGCCGCGACCCAGGGGCACACCCAGTCGCTGCACACCAACGCCCTCGACGAGGCGCTGGCCCTGCCGACGGACTTCTCGGCGCGCATCGCCCGCAACACCCAGCTGCTGCTCCAGCAGGAGTCGGGGACCTGCCGGTCGATCGACCCGTGGGGCGGCAGCGCGTACGTGGAGAAGCTCACCTACGATCTCGCCCGGCGCGCCTGGCAGCACATCGAGGAGGTCGAGGCGGCCGGCGGCATGGCGCAGGCCATCGACGCGGGCATCCCGAAGCTGCGCGTGGAGGAGGCCGCGGCCCGTACGCAGGCGCGGATCGACTCCGGTCGGCAGCCGGTGATCGGCGTGAACAAGTACCGCGTGGAGAACGACGAGCAGATCGACGTGCTCAAGGTCGACAACTCCTCGGTGCGCAGCCAGCAGATCGCCAAGCTGCGCAGGCTCCGCGAGGAGCGCGACGAGGCCGTCACGCAGGACACCCTGCGGGCGCTGACGAACGCGGCGGAGCGCGGCGAG
Proteins encoded:
- a CDS encoding methylmalonyl-CoA mutase family protein: MTVLPDDGLSLAAEFPDATHEQWQRLVEGVLRKSGKEVSGEAAEDALSTTLEDGLTTRPLYTAPETAADTGFPGFAPFVRGGRAEGNAADGWDVRQRHLGGDPVRVNEAVLADLENGVTSLWLTLGRDGIPLDGLARALDGVYLDLAPVSLDAGAEYAEAARALLRLYAEREVAPAAARGCLGADPLGHEARTGEALGLADALELARTAAAEYPGIRALAVDALPYHEAGGSAAEELGLSLATGVAYLRALTGAGLSTEAALGQLEFRYAATADQFLTIAKLRAARRLWARVAEACGAPEAGAQRQHAVTSPVMMTRRDPWVNMLRTTVACMAAGVAGADSVTVLTFDHELGLPDAFARRIARNTSTILVEESHLARVIDPAGGSYYVERLTDELAHAAWEFFQTVEKAGGQAAALRSGLVADHLAATWAARSKKIAKRREPITGVSEFPLLSEKPVVREPAPAGPTGGLPRVRRDEAYEALRARSDAHLAATGARPRIFLAALGPAAAHTARATFASNLFQAGGVEAVHDPVSVDPATAAAAYTASGADGMAVLCSSDALYEEQAEAVAEALRAAGATTVFLAGRPGTAPTAVDEYVFAGCDAVAVLSSVLDRMGVAS
- a CDS encoding ROK family transcriptional regulator; the encoded protein is MAGDSRASANAAAVLRTVLEHGPVARSGIAGLCGLSPAAVSRQATGLLRAGLLRELPGPAAGVGRPRIPLDLHTGAVGGPVAAGLHIGVPASTFSLVDLRGRLLARRAFPHRDPRSPGLTREIAVQLGGFLREFDTGRPLLGVGAALGGWVRPADGTVVRHEPLGWRDRPLAAELARALDLPVSVDNHARAVAHAEILFGRPEARHSLVHLFIGNVVDAAFGIEGTVHQGPGAAAGDVAHLPVPGSEVPCACGRTGCLQATASDTALGAEAVRRGIVPEPSVPLLVDAAATGDSRADRLLRERARAVGRAAALLLDVFNPAVMVVTELSSVLHDGYLDEIREAAAALSRVHRDPGRVVSPYAGPAVLPGAAATVLLHPLFRDPSHLN
- the scpA gene encoding methylmalonyl-CoA mutase codes for the protein MSGTAIPDFSELPLGGPGATGSEDQWRTAVKESTGTATGDLLWETPEGIGVKPLYTGRDLEGLDFLATYPGVAPYLRGPYPTMYVNQPWTIRQYAGFSTAEESNAFYRRNLASGQKGLSVAFDLPTHRGYDSDHPRVTGDVGMAGVAIDSIYDMRQLFDGIPLDKMSVSMTMNGAVLPVLALYIVAAEEQGVSPDKLAGTIQNDILKEFMVRNTYIYPPKPSMRIISDIFSFTSQKMPRYNSISISGYHIQEAGATADLELAYTLADGVEYLRAGQAVGLNVDAFAPRLSFFWAIGMNFFMEVAKLRAARLLWARLVKQFDPKNAKSLSLRTHSQTSGWSLTAQDVFNNVTRTCIEAMAATQGHTQSLHTNALDEALALPTDFSARIARNTQLLLQQESGTCRSIDPWGGSAYVEKLTYDLARRAWQHIEEVEAAGGMAQAIDAGIPKLRVEEAAARTQARIDSGRQPVIGVNKYRVENDEQIDVLKVDNSSVRSQQIAKLRRLREERDEAVTQDTLRALTNAAERGEGNLLALAVDAARAKATVGEISDALEKVYGRHASQIRTISGVYRNEAGESPSVERTRALVDRFEEAEGRRPRILVAKMGQDGHDRGQKVIATAFADLGFDVDVGPLFQTPAEVARQAVEADVHVVGVSSLAAGHLTLVPALREQLAEEGREDIMIVVGGVIPPQDVPTLLEMGATAVFPPGTVIPDAAHDLVTRLAADLGHEL